DNA from Coffea arabica cultivar ET-39 chromosome 10c, Coffea Arabica ET-39 HiFi, whole genome shotgun sequence:
GGGTGCTCAAATACAATTCCGATTTCTCCTTTGTGTGGTTTGCACACATTGGTTTTCACCCTGAACCAACAATTGTTCATCATTCCCTGCACATTGCAACGAAATCATGAGAACAAAGATGCTCTGAATTCTAGCTTAATTCGTACACATTAATCATTTACCAATTTTAGCAACGTGTATAGTCATATTCTACTCAAGATTTCAGGTCTCAAACCCCAGGAATATGAGCAACTAAAAGGCCCCATCTTCATTTGAGTATCGCAATTCTTAGCAAAACCAATGAAATACTCCATCGACCACATATTTAAAATTGTTTATTGGGATCTAACTTTTCATGAAATTCTTTCAATCACTATGTCTTCATGAAATGGTTTTAGGGGTATATTAAGAGTGTATTGAGATTGGTATAAAGTTTCTCtcttaaatgataaaattaaaaagaaatttttatcttttcttgaCTTTAAATAAAGagtaactttttattttttttaaataaaaaaaataaaatataagattaacAATGGAGGAAGCAATAAATATTTTAGTCTAAATGCCTTGTTTTTGAGAGAAACACACTGATATTAATTCGTCATAGAAGTGTTGAACTAGTAACTACGGTTACAGTTTGAAAACGAAGAGATGCTAAATGCAAATCCTTCTCTTCGTCTTCGTCTGCGCTTTTTAAATTTCACcttctttattaaaaaaattatacttcCACGTCCTACCTCTTCCAAGAAATGCTTTTACTTTTCCAACCCCGACCGCAccccaaacaaaaacaaagaatgACCTTACGATGACATTTTCATCATGACGTAGGAAAGGAGCCCGCAACCACGGGACATTCACGTGAAGTGTACACGTCAAAATTTGTCAGTACAAGATACTTCCAAGGAGGATCTTTTATATGATCTTGAAATTAGATACAACAATATACTACTAAATTTCCAACCCATTACACCGGTATACTTGCCTATGCAGAGCTTTTATAGGAGTAGAGTATAATTGCGTTTTATATGAATATCCAATTCTTAAATAATTTTAGTTCTCGCATTGTGCGGctataaaaatatctattttggtaatttttagagactttcatatttatttacaaTTTTTGTGTCTACTATAATATGGCATTCTTTTGAATGTATTCATCTGCTTTAAACAATTCATTTATTGTAAATTACTTTCTTTTACATAATTCAATGAAAATTCAGGTGAAATGGAAATCTCCAGATACCCTATGTTAAAATATTATGACCATTTCCCCTCTTTTATAGACATAAAGCCTTTTCCTGCGGCCAATAACGTGATTTAGTCATGTTTTTGGACCCAGAATATAAGTTGTGCCACTTCAATCCAAGTTTAAGGAGGTAAAGTACAACTAATCTTAAGTATTGTTTACCACAAATTGTATATTTATTGCAAGAGTCGATGTTGTATTACTCCACTTTTCATTTTATTCTGTCGTGTCTGCGCATGACTCTTTGTTTTCGCACTACAGTACTTGTGTTTGCGAGTTTCTCATATCCGAATTCGAGCAATACATGCAATGCACCTTAATTATGTGTATCGAAATTAATTCATCAAAACTTTGCAAGTAAAAAATCCCGATCcataaagaataaaaaaaacagACAAGTGTTTTTCAGAATAAAACGTACCATGACATTCCAAATGAGCTTTTCGGGTTGCGTGTTCGTGCTCTCATCCCAAGCTCGAACTGCAATTTCTTTAGCACCAAGCAGATCCAGGACTTCAACATCCAGAGACCAGAAACACCAGCACCAGTACTTGCCATACTTGGTAGGCTTCTCGGGGTGGTCCACAGCACAAACGTGCCACGTGTCTCCGCCGTCCATTGTCACTTCCACACGTGTCACCTTCTTTCCTCCACCTGTTCATGATACACATATAGTCAAGAGCTAGAACCAAAATGAGTTTCTAATGTAATAcataagataaaataaacagGTGATTTCAAAAACGTACAAAGAGAATGATAagcattttcttttcaaaagaataacttcttctttttttttttttttggttaaaaaaacGAAGTTCTAGTTAACTAGTCATTTTTTCCCTCTTCCTTTCAATACATTttctttttgataatttttgaaAGGCGAACAAATGATGAAGAAATGAGAGGGAGGAGGATTACTCTATCAAATAAGAAAGCGAAATAAGGACCGTTAATCTGCAGTTCACATCTAATCAAACAAAAGAGTTGCTTGCTTATCTGTAAAGGAGGTTAAATAGCTTGTCATTTAAATCCTTTTCCATAGAATCCAAGAAAATGCATATAATATGATGCAAGTATAAACATCTTATGCTCCTTATCATGGGACTGAAACATCACTCTCAAGAAAAAGATTATGGGATACATAACGGCCACAATATTTTGACTGGATCAAACCCAAATTGATGTTAAAGCAATTTAAttggtaaaataaaatattgtGGCATAATTTTATTTGTGGATGGAGCCTAAGAAGGTGGAGGAACAAGAAACCATGATTGCTGGAACTAAGAGTTAAAACTTGTCGCCATCACCACTGGTGATTCCTTTCTCGTTTAATTCAATACTCCTTCTGTTCTGAAATGTTTGTTGCTAAATTATGTCACTTTTAGCGATCTCAACTTTTCGTGAATAATTAACAAATAGTAGAAGACGAATCCGATACAACTTGTTTGTTGAGGAAGAAACCAAGGAACTTCGTAAGAGAGTGGTGAGCACGCACTGCCTTCAAGTGGGCGACATTATGACGTCATACACGACAAAAGGATAAATTAGTCTTTTCACTTAGAACGGCTCTTCAGAATGAGAAAAGCCCTGCCTTCTGCTAGTCCATGAGAAGTCATATCGGGAGAAGGGACAATAAcacttgtttgtataattctcTCGGGTTAATGTAAAAATTTTAGAAGGTAAATTTTGTGTGTAAAGTTTAGTgttcaaatttaaattaaaataatataatatatatccagatctattagtatatatattgATATTGTAAAAAAGATTATCCAAACTTTTATGTGTACAATTTATCACAAAGTATCTGTATATTTTTATCACGttgatttaattaattatttatacgtGAATTTATACATGTTAGTTATGTCCAAATTCGGTTGAAccaaatcaaattttaaattttttgcatTGGTAATTCCCAATCTATGGGCCATCAATTGTGAAGATTTAGCTGCCTGGAGGAAACGATTGTCATAGTTGTCTATCCTAAGCCCGATACTCACCTATTCTTTTACTGcacctctttctttttcttttttcgaggATATTTTTTAGTGTACCTTACCTTTTATCCACCTAACTCGTTTAGGCAAGCCAGGCAACGACCAAAACATTAGCTACATGTTTGATTATAAATTACAATTTTAAATTCTCGTACATTCAGTAAAATCTAAAAGATGTGCAATAATGTATGTCTTTATTTTAGAACTAAAAATAGTGTAAATATTATCAATTCTTAAAAAATGAATGTTtagtttttaatctttttttttaatccattCACCTCTCTCCTACATCCTTGGAATTCTAATAGCTCTCCTCTAAGTATTGACCAATACCAGTGATTACATATGCCCTTAGGCCAATCATATCCTTCTTTAATAGTTTATTTATCTTCTTCTATCGTATGTGCAGCTCCTGTAGGGTCAATTAAAATACTCCCGGTTTAGAGGCACGATGTACTTTCCAGCACCAAATATCAATAGAATAAACCATGGGAATTGGGGGAATCCGACAACAATGCAACAAAAGTCGTGGATTCGGAGCGATTGGAGAAGTTTTCACAGCCCAACAGTGGCCCATCAACCGGGGAGGGTTACAACTGAGCCAGTAATTACTGAACGCCATTATAcgtctaagttttttttttttttcaaacaattatACGTCTAAGTTCTAACCTCAGACAAATCAGTCCCCCAATGTACATGGAAAAAGTAAAATATCAACTTAATTATAAACTTAAACGATTTATAACATTACTTTCCTTTTCATCTCATTCTCACATTCGATGTCGTATTTCTTTCTTGATTCATCCCACGTTTAAAGGTGCCATCCCCTATTGTTGAAAATATAACTCAACAACTTATTTGTCTTCTGTACATAATGCATAATTACCTTATTAATTTTGTTACTATTGAAGTACTTTTATTTATCAGCACAGTAGTGTTTGTATGGAATCGTGTTAACTTATCAAAAAAGCACTTTAATTGGTAGaggttttttttaataaaaatatttattaagTACTCAGCACATTCTTATATATCCTtcaaaacttctaaaacatatTTGTCTTTTCATTACTTAAAATTTATGATAAATGGTTaaagttatttttcattttttaaaacacaAAAACAATCCTAAATTTAACGAATAATAGCCATAAAAAAAACTTTAGAATTACTTTTatacttgaaatatatttttttaaaataaaaacacaGCAAAGAATTCAGCAACCGTAGTATTATTTGCAATTTGCAATGAAAGCTCACCAGAATAAGCGTAGCCCCTCAACGTGTAAGGCCTCTGAGTCGTCCACGAATTGATAGGCAAAATCTCGTCGTGGCATGGTGTTGTGATGATCGAATTGATGTTTAGCTCATTGATGATGAATTCAGGCTTATACCACCACGCTGTATGCATCACCATACgcaataaaatttcagcttatgttAAACATCATCAACCAAGATATTATTACAGTTCTGACAATGATTAACCACCATCGAAGCATCGAAAAGACAACTTATTTAATGTGACTTGATCTTTGAACCATCCTCGTAGGATATTATTGTCCGTGAAAATTCATACCAGTCAatctaagaagaggaaaaatttCTCTTGGTTTGCAAAAACTGAAATGTCAACCCTTGCATGATATAACAAACACTTGGGTAACACTTGAATAGACCGATTGATATAGATGATGTGATCCAAATTCTATTACGCTATTTCATCGACTCAAAAATTGAAgatatgataaattttagacAACATAATTTACAAGACTAGATCTACCCAAATTGTTGCTGCGTAAGTTCTGCTATCAGTTGCTTAAATCTAGTTAAATTTACACAATTTTTGAATAATCAAAAGATCTGTACTAAGGGAATATTCCAAAAAATTTCGCACATAATCTTCCATTCAAACAAAAATTACTATTCAGCATCataataaagttttaaattagttATACAACCTTGGATCCACAAAAAAATAGAGTAATATTTCGTAcattgtcaatatatatatataacagaTTTAGAGTTATATCACATCattttaatttgaatttaaacacTAAATTTACATATATGATATATATCTATATCGTTTAACTCATGTACTATCATATACAACCGTTGCATAAAAGATTTATAGAAAAGAAAGACAATAAGGAAGAAAAGCATAGACCATAAAGACCAAAGTGGAGGTAGGTACGCTGTAGATTGTACCTTCGGAGTTGGCAAGTTCTGCATCAACATGAGAAGGGAGGACCCTGTTATCCTTGAAATGGTAGTAACTATCAGACTCTTGAGTAGTCACAATGATCCTAGAAAGCCATTTCACCATTCTCCCACCAATGAAGCCTGGAATTATCATCCTAACAGGAAATCCATGGTCAGGAGTCAAGAGCTCCCCATTTTGCATGTACGCCAGAATAATATCCCTGGATGCATCCATGGCAACTCCCTTCTTGACGCAGGTTCCATACTTCGATCCTCCTCCGCCGGGCAAGTTCTCAGCGCCCTCAAAACAAACATTCAGTGCTCCATTCTTGCGGCTCAAAATGCCGCAACGCTTCAGAATTGCACGAAGAGGCACTCCCCGCCAGACGGATGTAGAAACCGCAGCAGCACCCCAGTTGAAGCCAATTGTCTGCTTCGTCATGTTTTGCTCTTTCCGCCTGTTTCCGGCGCAGACGAGTGTAGCCGGAAACTCCCTGTATGGGAACTCGTTAACCAACTTttccattgaaaatttcattggCCGTTTCACCAGCCCACAGACCTCCACAGTCCAGCCATCCCAGGTGGCCGTAGGGACTGGACCGTGGTTCCGGACGTAATGCAATGGCACCGGAGTTATGAAACCGTGGTGCATCAGCCTCGTCAGCGGTGGCTCGGCGTTGAACGGGTGTTTTCCGGTCAGCCTAACCATGGATGGATTGCGTTCGATCCAATTATCAGCCGTTCCTTCATCTCTTGCATCCAAAACCGAGTTTTCCAACTCGGCTTTTCCCTTCTTGATTGCATCCTCGTACCCGTTCTCATCATTCTCTTCCTCGTCGTCGCTGGAGGGGTAATCACCGTGAACATTGGAAGTGACAGTATTAACAGTAGGTTTGTTAGGATGGATGTTGAAGGTTCGAACAGGAGAATCAGACCGGTGGTTTGGACCCGCTCTGAATCGTGGCAATGCGGGTTCAAGGTGGTGAAACTGCCGGTTTTCGACAGAGGCCGCCATTGGTGACTGATAAAGGAGAAATAAAGAAGAGAGTTTTGTTTCGTTCTCTTTCTCTGTAACTTGCTTGAGCAAGCAAAGTTGAAGAATGGCCAATCCATTATATAGAGACGCCGGGGACTCTCTTTGTCTGCCTTAGTCCAAACTAGGACCCCATCTGTATTGAACAAAAGCCATAGGAAATTAatctattaatgtaaattacGCTTTTTTGTCTCCTTTGTCATTTACTTTTCTCCCAAGGCATTTTTTGTGACTCATATTTTTAGACGGAGGATTTGAGTTTGCAACAGTTCAGTCCTATTAAGCGTAAGGATTTCTGTAGCATGATAGACAACGTAACTTTGTCACAGACATATAAAAAGACATATATAAAATCTGCTCTCAATCATTATTCATATTATTTAGAATTCTAATCTTTACGAAATTATGTGAAAATCAGGACGAGAAATAactctattttttttatatacttgTTACAAAACATAGATTCATTTGTAACCGTCAATTGGCACTAATACACCTGCTACAAAAGTTAATAATTGATGTAGAAATTGCAACTAAAATTTTACattaaatcattttgaaattttttgtatttgttaCTAAGATACCCCGTCCATAGGTTGATGAAGTCTATGTTCCAGCTAGCGCACACGTATACTTATTTTAAAAAGTCGATAGTTACTCGgacctaattttcttttttttttttttaacgagaTTTAAGACTTTTTATGTAGGAATAACAGACCGGGCATTTGACACTTTTAATTAAGATTCTAATAGTTTTGTGTTATTCGTAATTCAGATTATGTCAGATGTGTATTGCATATTCTCAAGTCTTAATTAAAAAGGATTTAGCTAATGGATGCCCTAAGCACCCATTAAAAGGGAGTATCAGATGTTAATCTTTCACAAAAAATAACATTAATATTGGACAAGTCCTGATTGGACATCATTTAAATACAGTGGTGCAAATAATTGTATATATGTGCATTCACATAGCAGCTTTAGGATAATTTACTAATCAGTGTCTGCACCCATTAGagaaaatccaaccaaaacatAGTCATTACTTGTGTAAGTTTGTACTTGATTATACTTGAAGAAGTTTGaacttgaagatgaaaaattttaGTAAGTTTGTACTTTAGTTTGTacttgaagatgaaaaattaggtaaaaaaaaaataacaatgtaGAAGTTACTAAAAGTAACAGGGTTCAATTGTCATCATTCCATGTACATATAGTGTCTTCTTGAATCTAACCCTAAAAATTTGTATACGTAAGATTCGAACCATATGTTGAAATATCAGTAAAGGAGCtaaattcacaaattttcaatttaaaatcATACTACTCTTTATTTTTCTGCCTTAAATACTAGTGTCAATTATCATAACAGCTCAAGTACAAACTAAACTTAGAGGGATGAATATGTAGATACCGTCCAAAACATTGCGCACACTATATAATCAATTCCCAAACTTGtgcaaattatttttcaacttGTATGTGCATTTACTTCTATTATCCCTTCAACGGATATAAAGCAGGAGATTCTCAATAGTTCTTTTATCTATATGATGCCCTAATATTAATTGTTCGTAGCCATTCTACTATCATGTTACCATGGAAGGGTAATGAATTTTGTACTGAAGTTAATGCATTACTTCAATGATATAACAAATTCATTTGGCTAAGACGttcctctcttctctctctctcaaaattgGTGCTTTTGTTTGTCACATCTAAATTCCTGCTATCTGATTTCGAGTAACATCAATTTGGATATGGCTATTGAAGGCACACATCTGTTTTGCTACaaagattatttgaaattgaaaatgaaGATTTGGCTATCCAATGGTTCCGTGTTGATTTTTTAGTTTGATGGGAGATCCCTTCCATTTGTTGCATTGGATATCCATAATATGacatacccaaaaaaaaaaaaaaaaagcaccgCATGCATGACGAATCATCTTCAACTTCCAATGAGTATCGTGACATCGCAGTTTATAGATATTTTGCCAAAGACAATAATTTAATCTAAAGATGACGTTAGACGAAATTGAAACAGTTGCTTTTTCTTTATCTCTCGCTAAAGCTTATTCGTTCTTCCTTCTCTTTAAAATTTCTCTAGCCAAAATCTCATTCAACTCTCTCATGGGAAAGAGGCTAGACAATTTGGTCTTTCTTCATGAAAGGAACCGTCTCTCCagttttatttcatttgtttgaaTAAGTATTTTTCTAAGGTGTTTTATTAAGAGCTCTTCTAAAGTTTTCTGA
Protein-coding regions in this window:
- the LOC113713551 gene encoding nitrate reductase [NADH]-like, whose translation is MAASVENRQFHHLEPALPRFRAGPNHRSDSPVRTFNIHPNKPTVNTVTSNVHGDYPSSDDEEENDENGYEDAIKKGKAELENSVLDARDEGTADNWIERNPSMVRLTGKHPFNAEPPLTRLMHHGFITPVPLHYVRNHGPVPTATWDGWTVEVCGLVKRPMKFSMEKLVNEFPYREFPATLVCAGNRRKEQNMTKQTIGFNWGAAAVSTSVWRGVPLRAILKRCGILSRKNGALNVCFEGAENLPGGGGSKYGTCVKKGVAMDASRDIILAYMQNGELLTPDHGFPVRMIIPGFIGGRMVKWLSRIIVTTQESDSYYHFKDNRVLPSHVDAELANSEAWWYKPEFIINELNINSIITTPCHDEILPINSWTTQRPYTLRGYAYSGGGKKVTRVEVTMDGGDTWHVCAVDHPEKPTKYGKYWCWCFWSLDVEVLDLLGAKEIAVRAWDESTNTQPEKLIWNVMGMMNNCWFRVKTNVCKPHKGEIGIVFEHPTQPGNQSGGWMAKEKHLEKSSDSNQTLKKSVSSPFMNTSSKMFSMSEVKKHNSADSAWIIVHGHVYDTTRFLKDHPGGSDSILINAGTDCTEEFEAIHSDKAKKLLEDFRIGELITSGYTSDSSTSSPNNTVHGASNASHLAPITEIAPARSIALISGQRIPCKLVSKTSISHDVRKFRFALPSEEQVLGLPIGKHIFICATVDEKLCMRAYTPTSGVEEVGYFELVVKIYFKGVHPRFPNGGVMSQYLDSLSLGSFLEIKGPLGHIEYKGKGNFLVHGKHKFAKKLAMLAGGTGITPIYQVMQAILKDSEDDTEMFVVYANRTEDDILLRDELDAWAEKYPERVKVWYVVEKSIKEGWNYSLGFVTESILREHVPLASETTLALACGPPPMIQFAINPNLEKMGYDIKDSLLIF